From Platichthys flesus chromosome 7, fPlaFle2.1, whole genome shotgun sequence:
tactgcccccaagtggccaaaaCCATCACTCAACACAGGTTCCAGTGTGATCGCCAAATCAATGGGACGTCATCTTCTTTTGGTGGGGCTCCCCTCCTCGGCTTCCTTCGTACTGGAGGTCTGCGAGGACGAAAGGGAAATTGTTCAGAAGAGCTCCTTTTTGTGGTGAGTGAAAGAATTCGATTTTTTATGGTTACTTTTgttcatttataaatataaatacaggcTGAGGAGAAAGAAGTAGTTTGAAGGACATATAGTGTCTATATCTAAAAGTAGTTGATATCAATTTAACCCTTTAACAATCTTATTTACATGCAATATTTTGGGTTATCAGTAATTCTAATTGAAATATAAGCCTTCTAAAAACAGTTTGACAATTTGAGAAAAGCATTACTGTGGTGTCTTGAGAGAATGAGTTAGGTGtgaggatctctctctctctctatatctctctcctccttcctacctacctacctacctacctactcacctatctatctatctatctatctatctatctatctatctatctatctatctatctatctatctatctatctatctatctatctatctatctatctatctatccatccatccatccatccatccatccatccatccatccatccatccatccatccatccatccatccatccatccatctatctatctatctatctatgtatttgtgttttgaagataacacacaagagaaaaaaaagaaggaagaacGGATGACTGACACTCAAAGTCATTAAATATGAACTGATGCCTACTGTCTGTGTCTGAGTCCGTTTCAACAGATGCCCTCTTCCTCTTGCAGCCCTGGATcccctccttgtcctcctcgtcTGAACTGCTTCCTGGTTCAGCTGCTGGTGATGACGACTGTGATGgggcagaggaaacacaagcaTGATGTTGGGATGTGCAAACTAAGCTGTTGAGTCGCTACTTTAGCATTGGAAGCAAGGTAAACCCATTTCGATAGAGGTTTAGCAAGTAAGCCAAATAATTGATATTGGTTGTCATTTTGCTTGTTTAATTGTGTGCTACTGTTGTAATCTGAGTTGCATACAGTACATTTTTACAGCCAGACTCCAAAAACCTTGTCTCGACCGACTTTAGCTTCAGAGGTAGCCGGTTGTGGGTTTGTTCTTCGTCTGCTTGTCaatacatgcacatgtgttCAGTTGTGGGTGTGTGGAGGCTCAGACTGCAACTCATATTTATGACGGTGAATTACACATTCTACCTGTTGGGGGAGCCTGGGTATACCCGGGAGTTAATCTGTGCCACTTtagagataaaagataaaaaagtgACTGAATGACCTTACCTTGCCATTTGACAATATGGATTCCTTCTTTTGCAGGGCAGAATTCAGAGTCTCCAGCACTACCACTGTTACAGGAACATGAGTTGAGTAAGTATTATTGATCCCATGGATGCAAACACAACTCAGATACATGAGAATCAAAGCTCTTCACCTGGACGTAAAGATATGGTGAGGACAGGCACCTTCTTTTCATTGGTCTGGTCTGTCTTTACATTCACATCCTCTTTGTGCTCCTCATCTTTGATTACCTGCTGTGATGAGACCATCATAACACCATCAGACCTGTTTGTCCCTTCTTGTACCCTTGCACccatttctttgtctttaaatTGTATGGTTATTTGAAAAATTACCTTGTTGTTGTGCTCACTAGTAGGTTCTTCCTCTTGTTGTTTGACTGGTGATTTAGAAGAGGAAGATGGGTAGACAGATAAAGGTGAGGAAACTGGTACATGTGcaagtgtatttgttttcagtgcATTGTCAGGGCTCATCCGTACTCTCTCTCCACCTTGTAAGTTTAAGGGGGAATCATCTCTTGGCGTTTGGCCGGATTTAGATTTTCCTCGATCTGAAAGGTCCAGAGGCCCTTCATGCATCTCCTTATGCACTTCTCCAGAGACACTCTCATTCTTAATTGGCTGAATGTCCTTCTTTTCCTGGGGCTTGATTTGACCCTCTGGGTGGTCTGACAAATTACTGAACCTGAACACCACAGTTGGCTCTTTTACTGGGGGCGGATTGGTGCTTGGTTTGGGCCAGGGAGACCCAAAAGCCGGCCTTCTAGGACTGGCATGTTGGCTATTTGGGATAAGGTTGGGATAGCGTGGTGGATTTGGTTCTGAAGAAGGTTGCATCAACTGGCTGGCTCTTGCTGCTGCCAAAGAAACCCATTCAGAGGATTCAGACAAGGGCCAGGGGAGACTAAGAGGGCTACTCTTGATTGGTTGAGGCCGGCAGGGGACAGGAGTATGGAGCACATGTCTACTGGGGATGACTTCACCGGTGGGAGAAGAAGCTGTTTTAGGAAGGAGAGCTTGAGGAACGATTTGGGATCGCGGGTCCAGTCCTTCCATACTCTGAGCTCTATTTTCGGAGAAACACAGGTCAGATAGGGAGAGGTTAAATTGTCCACACAGTACCCAAGAGTTTGAGCAAACCTCCTCTGAGTTTAGTCTGAGCAAGCAGCATTTAAAAAAGTCCTTGAGGATCTGAGTATGGGATCTAGAAGTAAATGTAGCTCAACTAATTCATTCTAGgactaaaatataaaagtatagCTCTTGCCTTGGTTTGTGGTCTTTAAGATGAACAATTGAAGCAAAGGGCTGGAGCCCAGTCACACCTCATAAACTGGCACAACAGTCCATTTTGCTATCTCCTTTGTCTGTCAGGCTCACCTTCTTTCTCCAGCACGGGTCACACTGTGTTCTGCCTTCCATGGTGGCGGTGCAAGAGATGGCAATATAAGGGGTTTGTATGCCTCCTGGGAGAATGGAGATGGACATAAAGTAGAGAGAACTTATTCATGTCTTGTTACAGGTTAGGGTCAGAGGACGGCACACCTCATTAAGTTTAATGACACAAATGTTGGTTGAAATATATGCTATagaattttattgattgatggAAATTCTTATGGCTTTCCATAAATTGAGGTAATCATTTGACATTGGgagaaaaacaatttaatatttgGGCTTATTCGGCGCTCTTATTGAAATGTGAAGCCAGGAGCTTAGTtaagcatgcagatgaaaagaaagaacagaaatatGGGAAACAGGTAGCCTGGCCCGGCTCGGTCTCAAGCAACTTTATGATTAGCATTTGAATGACATtaaatttcatttagctgatgcttgcAATCGGTGCActcaactatgagggtacaaacccagaacaacaagaatcaagaaagtaaagtttcttcaaaaaagctaaactacaaagtgctataagtaagtgccatttaattGCTACGAAATTGTTAGGTTAAACTTTTATTCAGGGTATAGTCGGAAAAGGTATGTTTTTAGTctgcggcggaagatgtgtagactttctgctgtccttatgtcaatggggagctcgttccaccatttaaGAGCCAGGACAGCAGATAGTCGTGATTTTGAAGATTGTTTAGCTCgtagtgagggagcaacaagccgattggcagatgcagagcggagtgaacgggctgggctgtaacgtttgaccatgtcctggatgtagactggacccgatcTGTTCGCAGCACGGTACACAAGTGCTAATGTTATGAAACGGATACGGGCAGCtgctggtaaccagtgaagggagcggaggagtggaagggtgtgagtgaatttaggttaaagaccagtctagttgctgcattctggatgagctgcagaggtcgggtGTCACTAGCAGGTAGagctgccaggagggagttac
This genomic window contains:
- the rbbp8l gene encoding RBBP8 N-terminal-like protein isoform X2, whose translation is MECFNELLLKLQEVREREVEGWQLKVQELSNKKGCDTKRMEELFTRNQQMKEQHRLLTENIKTLENRLRAGLCDRCTVTQEVASRRQQEFEASQMQSLQHISRLVGEMNNLKRENKRFRDEIRSLKTAIEGHSDHSSSSSTFTEIKPNSSPDFLPSSGSEALITAATSRASNLSSDSDIGKKPERDQRTEEAEHRQMRGMSRSHYEAYKPLILPSLAPPPWKAEHSVTRAGERRAQSMEGLDPRSQIVPQALLPKTASSPTGEVIPSRHVLHTPVPCRPQPIKSSPLSLPWPLSESSEWVSLAAARASQLMQPSSEPNPPRYPNLIPNSQHASPRRPAFGSPWPKPSTNPPPVKEPTVVFRFSNLSDHPEGQIKPQEKKDIQPIKNESVSGEVHKEMHEGPLDLSDRGKSKSGQTPRDDSPLNLQVKQQEEEPTSEHNNKQVIKDEEHKEDVNVKTDQTNEKKVPVLTISLRPVVVLETLNSALQKKESILSNGKSSSPAAEPGSSSDEEDKEGIQGCKRKRASVETDSDTDNLQYEGSRGGEPHQKKMTSH
- the rbbp8l gene encoding RBBP8 N-terminal-like protein isoform X1, producing the protein MECFNELLLKLQEVREREVEGWQLKVQELSNKKGCDTKRMEELFTRNQQMKEQHRLLTENIKTLENRLRAGLCDRCTVTQEVASRRQQEFEASQMQSLQHISRLVGEMNNLKRENKRFRDEIRSLKTAIEGHSDHSSSSSTFTEIKPNSSPDFLPSSGSEALITAATSRASNLSSDSDIGKKPERDQRTEEAEHRQMRGMSRSHYEAYKPLILPSLAPPPWKAEHSVTRAGERRAQSMEGLDPRSQIVPQALLPKTASSPTGEVIPSRHVLHTPVPCRPQPIKSSPLSLPWPLSESSEWVSLAAARASQLMQPSSEPNPPRYPNLIPNSQHASPRRPAFGSPWPKPSTNPPPVKEPTVVFRFSNLSDHPEGQIKPQEKKDIQPIKNESVSGEVHKEMHEGPLDLSDRGKSKSGQTPRDDSPLNLQGGERVRMSPDNALKTNTLAHVPVSSPLSVYPSSSSKSPVKQQEEEPTSEHNNKQVIKDEEHKEDVNVKTDQTNEKKVPVLTISLRPVVVLETLNSALQKKESILSNGKSSSPAAEPGSSSDEEDKEGIQGCKRKRASVETDSDTDNLQYEGSRGGEPHQKKMTSH